The Pseudodesulfovibrio sediminis genome includes the window CGGCTGGGGGAAGGGGAGAGAAAACCTTTTGAAAAAGGACTTCTCTCCCCTTCCCTCAGGCCCCCATCCCCTCTTTTTCCAAAACGGTATGTGTGCGCTTGCGCGCAAGAGGAAAGTAAGACGTGATGCTGAGAGAAGTGTCGTTATCTTGTTAGATTAACATGCAAAAAAAAGGACGACTCTGCCGAAGGCGGCGCTAAAAAGTTTTGAAGGGGGAGTCCAGAGGGGGGAACTTTTACAAAAGTTCCCCCCTCTGGACGTCGGAGACATTGCTCAAACTATTTCCACGGCTCCATGAAGGAGTCGCTGGTGTTGCCGGACTGGATATGGGTGATGAGTGCCGAGCCGAACACGGCGGCGTCCATGAGTCCTTCGAATTCCTTGAGCTGATCGGGATGCTTGATACCGAATCCGAGCGCGATGGGGATGTCGAAGACTTCCTTTGCCTCGGTGAGTTTTTCCTTGATGCGGGTGGGCAGGGATTCGCGCTGGCCGGTGGTACCGAGTACGGACACGAAGTAGCAGAAGCCCTGTGCGCCGTCAGCATACAGAGCCATGCGCTCTTTGGTGGTGTTCAGCCCGATCAGAGGGACGAGCGAGACGCCGTGGGGTTCGATGGCTTCCTTGACGAAATCGGATTCTTCAAGCGGCATGTCGGCGATAATCAACCCGGATACGCCGGCTTCCTTGCAGGCAGCGCCGAACGCGTCCAGCCCGTATTGCAGTACGGGATTGAGATAGCCCATGAGCAACAGGGCGGCATTGAACTGCCCTTTGCGCTCCTTGAGACCATCGAAAATCCAGGCGAGGTTGATGCCGTCATCCAGACATTTTAGGGACGCCTTTTCCACTACCGGCCCATCGGCCACAGGGTCGGAAAAGGGCATGCCGATCTCGATGACGGACGCGCCCGCGTTGTCCAGTTCCTCCAATTCCTTCCAGAACTGTTCCCGATTGGGAAAGCCTGCGGGAAGAAAGGGAATAAGGCCAACTTTCCCTTGTTTATTTGCTTTTTCTATCTTTATTTGCATTGGGTTCATTATGTACCCCTTTAGTATCGTTGACGACGCGAAGCGCGCCAAAAGGTTCTTGAGTTGCCGGAGGCTTTCCTACAAAATCTGGTCCAGGATGCCGAGGTCCTTGTCTCCACGTCCTGACAGACACACGAGCACTGACTTGCCTTGCAGCTTGTCCTTGTTCTCGATGGCGTAGGCAACGGCATGCGAGGATTCCAGTGCCGGGATGATCCCTTCGCGCTGGGACAACACTTTGAAGGCGTTGATGGCCTGACTGTCATTGATGGTCGTGTAATCCACACGGCCGATGTCCTGCAGGTGCGCGTGTTCCGGGCCGACACCGGGGTAATCCAGGCCGGGGGCGATGGAGTGGGAGGGCAGAATCTGTCCTTCCTCGGTCTGCAACAGCTTGGTCTTCATGCCGTGCAGTACACCGTCGGTGCCGTGATCCAGCGGTGCGGAATCATCACAACCGGGTTCGCCGGTGCCAGCGGCCTCGACGCCCACGATCTTGACGGATTCGTCGGGCACGAAGTTGTGGAACATGCCGATGGCGTTGGAACCGCCGCCCACACAGGCCACGACCACGTCAGGCAGGTCGCCGTCGTTGCGGTCCATGAACTGCTGGCGTGCTTCCTTGGAGATGATCTGCTGGAATTCGCGGACCAGCTCCGGGAAGGGATACGGTCCGGCTGCGGTGCCGAAACAGTAGTGGGTGTTCTCCTGGTCGGCGAGCCAACGGCGCAGGGCCTCGTTGATGGCGTCCTTCAGCGTTTTGGTGCCGGATTCGACAGAGACGATTTCAGCGCCCATGAGCCGCATGCGGTTGACGTTGGGCTCTTGCCGAACCACGTCCGTGGCGCCCATGTAGATGACGGCCTTCATGTCGAGCATGGCTGCGGCCACTGTGGTGGCAACGCCGTGCATGCCTGCGCCGGTCTCGGCCAGCAGCACTTCCTTGCCCATCATCTTGGCGAGCAGGCCCTGACCCAGTGTATTGTTGATCTTGTGTGCGCCAGAGTGGTTAAGATCCTCGCGCTTGAGCCAGAGGTCCAGGCCGAGGTCCTTTGAGAGGTTGGGGCAGTATGTGATGGCTGAGGGGCGGCCGATGTTTTCCTTGAGCATTGCGGTGAAGCGCGTCTGGAATTCCTCACTGGGGAGGATGGTTTTCATGGCTTCTTCAAGCTCGATGAGTGGCGGCATGAGCAGTTCGGGGATGAACTGGCCTCCGAAATCGCCGAAATAACCTTTCTTCATGATAAATCCTTATTCATTGGCTGCGATGATGTCGAAGACCTCGCGCAGCTTGTTTTCGTCTTTGATGCCCGGTGCCTGCTCCACGCCGGAATTGATGTCCAGCCCTGGAGGGTTGAGGGCCAAGGCGGCTTTCAGGTTGTGTGGCCCTAATCCGCCGGCAAGAAACCAAGGTGTTTGTATTTCAATGTCTTGGAGTATGCCGAAATCAATAGTCTGGCCAGTACCGCCCTGCCCCGTATTGCCAGCG containing:
- the trpA gene encoding tryptophan synthase subunit alpha, which gives rise to MNPMQIKIEKANKQGKVGLIPFLPAGFPNREQFWKELEELDNAGASVIEIGMPFSDPVADGPVVEKASLKCLDDGINLAWIFDGLKERKGQFNAALLLMGYLNPVLQYGLDAFGAACKEAGVSGLIIADMPLEESDFVKEAIEPHGVSLVPLIGLNTTKERMALYADGAQGFCYFVSVLGTTGQRESLPTRIKEKLTEAKEVFDIPIALGFGIKHPDQLKEFEGLMDAAVFGSALITHIQSGNTSDSFMEPWK
- the trpB gene encoding tryptophan synthase subunit beta, giving the protein MKKGYFGDFGGQFIPELLMPPLIELEEAMKTILPSEEFQTRFTAMLKENIGRPSAITYCPNLSKDLGLDLWLKREDLNHSGAHKINNTLGQGLLAKMMGKEVLLAETGAGMHGVATTVAAAMLDMKAVIYMGATDVVRQEPNVNRMRLMGAEIVSVESGTKTLKDAINEALRRWLADQENTHYCFGTAAGPYPFPELVREFQQIISKEARQQFMDRNDGDLPDVVVACVGGGSNAIGMFHNFVPDESVKIVGVEAAGTGEPGCDDSAPLDHGTDGVLHGMKTKLLQTEEGQILPSHSIAPGLDYPGVGPEHAHLQDIGRVDYTTINDSQAINAFKVLSQREGIIPALESSHAVAYAIENKDKLQGKSVLVCLSGRGDKDLGILDQIL